From the genome of Lineus longissimus chromosome 8, tnLinLong1.2, whole genome shotgun sequence, one region includes:
- the LOC135492734 gene encoding farnesyl pyrophosphate synthase-like: protein MAFDHDNAVIRQKYMRILCKHLANLAFKGSGRWGQGHCRDCAEWFNVHKRDLILRSVISHSSLTANQDLFFLSRRLKALHVHAGQSWVGLSQGKSVKTSISWRNYSVTHHSFCCIPLPGHLQVQPQPASMSTSSPPPKKSKNSELEEFDVVFQTIVDDLITKGAKDAEIGDAMIRFREVLEYNVPHGKKNRGVSVVTSYKFLVNGDQQTNKDLLRARVLGWCVELLQAYFLVADDIMDQSVTRRGRPCWYKRDDVGTIAINDSFYLECTIYALLKKYFRDQSYYVDIMDLFHETTTQTVIGQSLDLTTAPSASVDFSKFSMERYSAIVKWKTAFYSFYLPVALAMYMAGVNDAESHTNAKSILLQMGHFFQVQDDYLDCYGDPAVTGKIGTDIEDNKCGWLINKALEQASPQQKKILEENYAQHDPAKVKKVKEIFKELKVEEAYHAYEESSYKELMDSIEKFSLNLPKEMFTAFADKIYKRQK, encoded by the exons ATGGCATTTGACCATGACAATGCGGTCATACGCCAAAAATACATGAGAATCCTATGTAAACATTTGGCAAATTTGGCTTTCAAAGGATCAGGTCGCTGGGGTCAAGGCCACTGTCGGGACTGTGCTGAGTGGTTCAATGTTCACAAACGTGATCTAATCTTACGTTCAGTAATCAGTCATTCGAGtttgacagccaatcaggacCTGTTCTTCCTGAGCAGACGATTGAAAGCACTCCATGTCCATGCTGGACAATCCTGGGTTGGTTTGAGTCAAGGGAAATCAGTAAAGACAAGCATTTCCTGGAGAAACTACTCGGTCACCCATCACTCTTTTTGCTGCATTCCACTTCCGGGTCATCTTCAAGTCCAACCACAG CCAGCCAGTATGTCAACTTCAAGCCCACCACCAAAAAAGTCGAAAAACTCTGAACTTGAGGAGTTTGATGTGGTCTTTCAAACCATTGTTGACGATTTGATCACGAAAGGTGCCAAGGATGCAGAGATTGGTGATGCTATGATCAGGTTCAGAGAA GTTTTAGAATACAACGTGCCTCATGGGAAAAAGAACCGAGGCGTCTCGGTTGTGACGTCATATAAGTTTCTCGTCAACGGCGACCAGCAGACAAACAAGGACTTACTACGAGCCCGGGTGCTAGGATGGTGTGTCGAATTACTCCAGGCGTATTTTCTTGTTGCCGACGATATCATGGACCAATCGGTGACGAGGCGAGGGCGGCCATGTTGGTATAAGCGGGACGATGTTGGGACTATCGCCATAAATGACAGTTTTTATCTCGAATGTACTATCTATGCATTATTGAAAAAATACTTCCGTGATCAGTCATATTATGTTGATATCATGGATCTCTTTCATGAG ACGACAACTCAGACTGTGATCGGGCAGTCTCTAGATCTCACCACCGCCCCGTCGGCATCCGTCGACTTCTCAAAATTCTCCATGGAACGCTACAGCGCCATTGTCAAGTGGAAGACGGCGTTCTATTCGTTCTATCTCCCTGTCGCGTTGGCCATGTACATG GCTGGAGTAAATGACGCCGAGTCCCATACCAATGCCAAGTCCATTCTCCTTCAGATGGGTCACTTCTTTCAAGTCCAG GATGATTATCTCGACTGCTATGGCGATCCAGCCGTAACCGGCAAGATCGGTACCGATATCGAAGACAACAAATGTGGCTGGTTGATCAACAAGGCATTGGAGCAAGCTAGTCCGCAACAGAAGAAAATATTAGAG GAAAACTATGCCCAGCACGATCCAGCAAAGGTGAAAAAAGTGAAGGAAATTTTCAAGGAATTAAAGGTTGAGGAGGCTTATCATGCATATGAAGAATCAAGTTACAAAGAATTAATGGACTCGATAGAAAAATTTAGCCTCAATCTGCCAAAGGAAATGTTTACAGCGTTTGCTGATAAGATTTACAAGCGACAGAAATAG